From Halobacterium sp. R2-5, the proteins below share one genomic window:
- a CDS encoding right-handed parallel beta-helix repeat-containing protein: MQPTDNHIVATALVALVALAAVTSGAAAGTATDASTATTELASCQTIDEPGTYTLASDVESAAGDCFRVTADYVTIYANGHTVAGNGSGAAFVASGVERVTVRNVTLTDWETGVSLRDVTGGGVYGASVENAAVVGVALDDSTGVFVRENDVADSTTGVSVTGESDGSVVVGNHVENVTGTGIAVSSDETEVVANDVVDAGGSAVRVSAARTVTVADNTVSGSVGGIAVAESGDVTVRGNDVEAVTGSAVEVVGEPSASTARPEFLDASWAHYDAEALTALFEDARRDAENRVVNNTLAGATGPGVLLAETTPATVSGNSITDTDDGVRVAQTSNVTVRGNDVTASRDDGVAVANASHNTVTGNDLLNSTDDGVYAVGAGNEFANNTARGSGDDGLDVQNSTDVVVASNVLSDNGDDGLYFRGVHNSTAVENTARGNGDDGLDLRGSTGNVAENNTVCGNDHHGIVQRLGAQNNTVTGNGC; this comes from the coding sequence ATGCAACCAACTGATAACCACATCGTCGCCACCGCGCTCGTCGCGCTCGTCGCGCTCGCCGCAGTCACGTCGGGGGCTGCCGCCGGGACGGCGACCGACGCGTCGACGGCGACGACCGAGCTCGCGTCCTGCCAGACCATCGACGAACCCGGGACGTACACGCTCGCTTCGGACGTCGAGAGCGCCGCCGGGGACTGCTTCCGGGTGACCGCCGACTACGTCACGATCTACGCGAACGGCCACACCGTCGCCGGCAACGGCTCCGGCGCGGCGTTCGTCGCGTCCGGCGTCGAGCGGGTCACCGTCAGGAACGTCACGCTCACCGACTGGGAGACCGGCGTCTCGCTGCGCGACGTGACCGGCGGCGGGGTCTACGGCGCCAGCGTCGAGAACGCCGCCGTCGTCGGCGTCGCCCTGGACGACAGCACGGGCGTCTTCGTTCGCGAGAACGACGTCGCGGACAGCACCACCGGCGTCAGCGTGACCGGCGAGAGCGACGGAAGCGTCGTCGTGGGCAACCACGTCGAGAACGTCACGGGCACCGGAATCGCCGTGAGCAGCGACGAGACCGAAGTCGTCGCCAACGACGTCGTCGACGCGGGCGGCAGCGCCGTCCGCGTGAGCGCCGCCCGGACGGTCACCGTCGCGGACAACACTGTGAGCGGGAGCGTCGGTGGTATCGCCGTCGCGGAGTCCGGAGACGTCACCGTCCGCGGCAACGACGTCGAAGCGGTGACCGGCTCCGCGGTCGAGGTCGTGGGCGAACCGAGCGCGTCGACCGCGCGGCCCGAGTTCCTCGACGCGTCGTGGGCACACTACGACGCGGAGGCGCTGACCGCGCTGTTCGAGGACGCGCGACGCGACGCGGAGAACCGCGTGGTGAACAACACGCTCGCGGGCGCCACCGGCCCCGGCGTCCTGCTCGCGGAGACGACGCCAGCGACAGTCAGCGGGAACAGCATCACCGACACCGACGACGGCGTCCGGGTCGCCCAGACGTCGAACGTCACCGTCCGCGGCAACGACGTGACCGCGAGCCGGGACGACGGCGTCGCCGTCGCGAACGCCTCGCACAACACCGTCACCGGCAACGACCTGCTGAACAGCACCGACGACGGCGTCTACGCGGTCGGCGCCGGGAACGAGTTCGCGAACAACACCGCCCGCGGGAGCGGTGACGACGGCCTCGACGTGCAGAACTCCACGGACGTCGTCGTGGCGTCGAACGTCCTCTCGGACAACGGCGACGACGGCCTCTACTTCCGGGGCGTCCACAACAGCACGGCCGTCGAGAACACCGCCCGCGGGAACGGCGACGACGGCCTCGACCTCCGCGGATCCACTGGTAACGTCGCGGAGAACAACACGGTCTGCGGGAACGACCACCACGGAATCGTCCAGCGCCTCGGCGCCCAGAACAACACGGTCACTGGGAACGGCTGCTGA
- a CDS encoding DUF1616 domain-containing protein produces the protein MAGNRTASRDAGPAATFGDLVVASGYALVAGVALLTGMVYGPLRVLVAAPLLGFLPGYALVAALFPARSVTERDSPRSRWVRGPSAVERFSLAVATSLVLLVLAGIVVSVAGAPFDELTLVATVVALVVLGSVLAAFSRRRTAASDRYVVSVGGLADGVRARAADASTLDAVLNVALAVAVVVAASAFAVGLAAPDRGETDTEVALLTQQGDELVAGNYSTTLEAGATENVTLAVENREGETTNYTAVAVLERVDTSGNDSVVLERSELDRVSVSAADGETVRRQLAVEPTTLGEDLRLNVYVYRGGAPAEASGDTAYRHLYLWVDVEEPGA, from the coding sequence ATGGCCGGGAACCGGACCGCCAGCCGCGACGCGGGCCCCGCCGCGACGTTCGGGGACCTCGTCGTCGCCTCCGGGTACGCGCTCGTCGCGGGTGTCGCGCTCCTCACGGGCATGGTGTACGGCCCGCTGCGCGTACTCGTCGCCGCGCCGCTGCTCGGCTTCCTGCCGGGGTACGCGCTCGTCGCCGCGCTGTTCCCCGCGCGTAGCGTGACCGAGCGCGACAGCCCGCGGAGCCGCTGGGTGCGCGGCCCGAGCGCGGTCGAGCGGTTCAGCCTCGCGGTCGCCACGTCGCTCGTCCTGCTCGTGCTCGCCGGGATCGTCGTCTCCGTCGCCGGCGCGCCGTTCGACGAACTCACGCTCGTCGCCACCGTCGTCGCCCTCGTCGTCCTGGGCTCGGTGCTGGCCGCGTTCTCGCGCCGCAGGACCGCTGCGAGCGACCGCTACGTCGTGTCCGTCGGTGGGCTGGCGGACGGCGTTCGCGCGCGGGCGGCGGACGCGAGCACGCTCGACGCCGTACTGAACGTCGCGCTCGCCGTCGCCGTCGTCGTCGCCGCGAGCGCGTTCGCGGTCGGGCTGGCGGCGCCGGACCGCGGGGAGACGGACACGGAGGTCGCGCTGCTCACCCAGCAGGGCGACGAGCTCGTCGCCGGCAACTACTCCACGACCCTCGAGGCCGGCGCCACCGAGAACGTCACGCTCGCCGTCGAGAACCGCGAGGGCGAGACGACGAACTACACCGCCGTCGCCGTGCTCGAACGCGTGGACACGAGCGGGAACGACAGCGTCGTGCTCGAACGCTCGGAGCTCGACCGCGTGAGTGTCTCGGCTGCCGACGGCGAGACCGTCCGCCGGCAGCTCGCGGTCGAGCCGACGACGCTCGGCGAGGACCTCCGTCTGAACGTCTACGTCTACCGGGGCGGCGCGCCCGCCGAGGCGTCCGGCGACACCGCCTACCGGCACCTCTACCTCTGGGTCGACGTCGAAGAACCCGGGGCGTAG
- a CDS encoding metal-dependent hydrolase, with the protein MWPWEHVAFAYLAFSAASHLLWRRAPSTSAAIVAAVAGVLPDLVDKPLAWWLTVLPSGRSLAHSLLVILPVLAVVLLAGWLLDERPVAVAFAVGYLTHLAGDVIYPLVVKGEWRTGFLLWPVVPAPAGSAGGGLPHVQELVDAFVQFLATPRGTLYLFADVSLLVLALAVWLYDGYPGARWLRPRRPDTTDE; encoded by the coding sequence ATGTGGCCGTGGGAACACGTCGCGTTCGCGTACCTCGCCTTCTCCGCCGCGAGCCACCTGCTGTGGCGGCGCGCGCCCTCGACGAGCGCCGCCATCGTCGCGGCCGTCGCGGGCGTCCTGCCCGACCTCGTCGACAAGCCGCTGGCGTGGTGGCTGACGGTCCTGCCTTCCGGGCGGTCGCTCGCGCACTCGCTGCTCGTGATCCTCCCGGTGCTCGCGGTCGTGCTGCTCGCGGGCTGGCTGCTCGACGAGCGACCGGTCGCCGTCGCGTTCGCCGTCGGCTACCTCACACACCTCGCGGGCGACGTCATTTACCCGCTCGTCGTCAAGGGCGAGTGGCGCACCGGCTTCCTGCTGTGGCCCGTCGTCCCCGCGCCGGCCGGGTCGGCCGGCGGTGGGCTCCCGCACGTCCAGGAGCTCGTCGACGCGTTCGTGCAGTTCCTCGCGACGCCGCGGGGCACGCTGTACCTCTTCGCCGACGTCTCGCTGCTCGTGCTCGCGCTCGCGGTCTGGCTGTACGACGGCTACCCGGGCGCGCGCTGGCTCCGGCCGCGACGGCCGGACACCACTGACGAGTGA
- a CDS encoding Gfo/Idh/MocA family oxidoreductase yields MALRTAVVGGGTVSGVHLNGLTHNPRTELVAVCDTDEDRAREMAENYDADPYFDIEAMLADADLDWVHICTPVQTHLPLAKLVIEAGIPVQIEKPITETYEEFEELAAHAERHGVTVSEKHNHNFDPVVRAAMEQKRNGELGAVRGVDVIYTGCSRPDDPNRGPWSLELAGGEFEEGIPHPIYMTLRAGGFPRSEEAVTATTALFDDYEKDFSYDGTQLQYVTDDGVLCTTKILGGTRPVRELVVHGEEKSLTADLISQTLVEHDRDYKASAAAKALNNIDQADDRLTGTVANARSVLKRKRNDDWDTLRLLNAHYYQNDAESRALEAGAPERMPVPLEESRWTMYLMSAVRDAAERAAATGDELEPAIEQDAE; encoded by the coding sequence ATGGCACTGCGAACAGCTGTGGTCGGCGGCGGCACTGTCTCCGGCGTCCACCTCAACGGACTCACGCACAACCCGCGAACCGAACTCGTCGCCGTCTGTGACACCGACGAGGACCGCGCCCGCGAGATGGCCGAGAACTACGACGCCGACCCCTACTTCGACATCGAGGCGATGCTCGCGGACGCCGACCTCGACTGGGTCCACATCTGCACGCCCGTCCAGACGCACCTCCCGCTCGCGAAGCTCGTCATCGAGGCCGGCATCCCCGTCCAGATCGAGAAACCCATCACGGAGACCTACGAGGAGTTCGAGGAGCTCGCCGCGCACGCCGAGCGCCACGGCGTCACCGTCTCCGAGAAGCACAACCACAACTTCGACCCCGTTGTGCGGGCGGCGATGGAGCAGAAGCGCAACGGCGAGCTCGGGGCGGTTCGCGGCGTCGACGTCATCTACACGGGCTGCAGCCGACCGGACGACCCGAACCGCGGCCCGTGGAGCCTGGAGCTCGCGGGCGGCGAGTTCGAGGAGGGCATCCCGCACCCCATCTATATGACGCTGCGCGCCGGCGGCTTCCCGCGCAGCGAGGAGGCCGTGACCGCGACGACGGCGCTGTTCGACGACTACGAGAAGGACTTCTCGTACGACGGCACGCAGCTCCAGTACGTCACGGACGACGGCGTGCTCTGCACGACGAAGATTCTCGGCGGCACGCGGCCCGTCCGCGAGCTCGTCGTCCACGGCGAGGAGAAGTCCCTCACCGCGGACCTCATCTCCCAGACGCTCGTCGAGCACGACCGCGACTACAAGGCCTCCGCCGCGGCGAAAGCCCTCAACAACATCGACCAGGCCGACGACCGGCTCACGGGCACCGTCGCGAACGCCCGGTCCGTGCTCAAGCGCAAGCGCAACGACGACTGGGACACGCTCCGCCTGCTGAACGCCCACTACTACCAGAACGACGCGGAGTCGCGCGCGCTCGAAGCCGGCGCACCCGAGCGGATGCCCGTCCCGCTGGAGGAGTCCCGGTGGACGATGTACCTGATGTCCGCCGTCCGGGACGCCGCCGAGCGGGCCGCCGCGACCGGCGACGAACTCGAACCCGCGATCGAGCAGGACGCGGAGTAG
- a CDS encoding GNAT family N-acetyltransferase, translating into MPPELHQHTDDEYEVRAYQPSDRFAFLDLYEDVWGRRRSPQWFHWRFERAPYADGVPMVVVEGDDGLVGAEPCLPFRVGADGVSSLAYQPADWIVHPDHRRQGVFTRMTERLLEDPPGGQPRLYFNFPNDKLLPGLQRFDWRVAGSLPTEFRVQRASSLLAARSSLPRSASRVADVATRGYCRLSDARRQIPDVAVERHDGVPAASLARLYRRDIPDVVHVVRDRQFYAWRFENPRWETTTYAARRNGRLVASLVVCTEESGGVRVASLLDALPLTDGDSDVAAALVAAAVEDNADADVVRAGPAGLPTAALRANGFRPDDSLPLSPFSEHTTLATRPGNADDPDAWRLRGHRLDAVEDWELSLGDRDIA; encoded by the coding sequence TTGCCCCCGGAACTACACCAACACACTGACGACGAGTACGAGGTCCGCGCCTACCAGCCGTCGGACCGCTTCGCGTTCCTCGACCTCTACGAGGACGTCTGGGGCCGGCGGCGCTCCCCGCAGTGGTTCCACTGGCGCTTCGAGCGCGCGCCGTACGCCGACGGCGTGCCGATGGTCGTCGTCGAGGGCGACGACGGCCTGGTCGGCGCGGAGCCGTGTCTCCCGTTCCGCGTCGGTGCGGACGGCGTATCGTCGCTGGCGTACCAGCCCGCGGACTGGATCGTCCACCCCGACCACCGCCGGCAGGGCGTGTTCACGCGGATGACCGAGCGCCTGCTCGAGGACCCGCCCGGCGGCCAGCCGCGGCTCTACTTCAACTTCCCGAACGACAAGCTGCTGCCCGGCCTGCAGCGCTTCGACTGGCGGGTCGCCGGCTCGCTGCCCACGGAGTTCCGCGTGCAGCGCGCGAGCAGCCTGCTCGCCGCGCGCTCCTCGCTCCCGCGCAGCGCCAGCCGCGTCGCCGACGTCGCCACGCGCGGCTACTGCCGGCTCAGCGACGCGCGGCGGCAGATCCCCGACGTCGCGGTCGAGCGCCACGACGGCGTGCCCGCGGCCTCGCTCGCGCGGCTCTACCGCCGAGACATCCCGGACGTCGTCCACGTCGTCCGCGACCGGCAGTTCTACGCGTGGCGCTTCGAGAACCCGCGCTGGGAGACCACGACGTACGCCGCGCGCCGGAACGGTCGGCTCGTCGCGAGCCTCGTCGTCTGCACGGAAGAATCGGGCGGCGTCCGGGTGGCGTCGCTGTTGGACGCGCTCCCGCTGACGGACGGCGACAGCGACGTGGCGGCGGCGCTCGTCGCGGCCGCCGTCGAGGACAACGCGGACGCCGACGTCGTGCGCGCCGGTCCCGCGGGGCTCCCGACGGCCGCGTTGCGCGCGAACGGTTTCCGGCCGGACGACTCGCTGCCGCTCTCGCCTTTTTCCGAGCACACGACGCTCGCCACGCGCCCCGGGAACGCCGACGACCCGGACGCGTGGCGGCTCCGCGGCCACCGCCTCGACGCCGTCGAGGACTGGGAGCTCTCGCTCGGCGACCGGGACATCGCGTGA
- a CDS encoding carboxylate--amine ligase has translation MSLTSADRALVPTGKEAASYDVVRSLARRGIGTVVASEKDHVPAAASRYCAESVSLPPPREGLLAYRDALLDLAARENVATVMPVRPEDAYLLSRHYEEFAEHVSLPVPSTAKLERVFDRLKLAEAAEAAGVPVPETRLLSAVEDWEDAALVKSRYNVLADAYIDDLGPDDMGVVKDLVHVDGKNPPSTAEIRRKMGHDPIVQEFIPKDGEYLVGALYDHGEPLLTFQHEQIRGNSYTGGGGVYRQSMYDEDLGRVARDLLAELDWHGLACIEYMRDARTGEYVLTEINPRLWQSLPLAVRAGADFPWAYWLQAAGRAGEIRNGYDLDVGCHLLHGELGYLASVFTDSSPHVERPSVPGTVWELAASCVSDPHFDYFAADDPGPFLAGVRSVLGN, from the coding sequence ATGAGCTTGACGTCCGCCGACCGCGCGCTGGTCCCCACCGGCAAGGAGGCAGCGAGCTACGACGTCGTCCGCTCGCTCGCCCGCCGCGGTATCGGTACGGTCGTCGCCTCGGAGAAGGACCACGTCCCGGCGGCCGCCTCCAGGTACTGTGCGGAGTCCGTCTCGCTGCCGCCGCCCCGCGAGGGGCTGCTGGCGTACCGAGACGCGCTCCTCGACCTCGCCGCCCGCGAGAACGTCGCGACGGTGATGCCGGTGCGACCGGAGGACGCCTACCTGCTCTCGCGGCACTACGAGGAGTTCGCCGAACACGTCTCCCTGCCCGTGCCGTCGACGGCGAAACTGGAGCGCGTCTTCGACCGCCTGAAGCTCGCGGAGGCCGCCGAGGCCGCGGGCGTCCCGGTGCCGGAGACGCGGCTGCTGTCCGCGGTCGAGGACTGGGAGGACGCCGCGCTCGTGAAGTCCCGGTACAACGTCCTCGCCGACGCCTACATCGACGACCTCGGCCCCGACGACATGGGCGTGGTGAAAGACCTCGTGCACGTGGACGGGAAGAATCCGCCCTCGACCGCCGAGATCCGCCGCAAAATGGGCCACGACCCCATCGTCCAGGAGTTCATCCCGAAGGACGGCGAGTACCTCGTCGGCGCGCTGTACGACCACGGCGAGCCGCTGTTGACGTTCCAGCACGAGCAGATCCGCGGCAACTCCTACACGGGCGGCGGCGGCGTCTACCGCCAGTCGATGTACGACGAGGACCTCGGCCGCGTCGCCCGCGACCTGCTCGCGGAGCTGGACTGGCACGGGCTCGCGTGCATCGAGTACATGCGGGACGCGCGCACCGGCGAGTACGTCCTCACGGAGATCAACCCCCGGCTCTGGCAGTCGCTCCCGCTGGCGGTGCGGGCGGGCGCGGACTTCCCGTGGGCGTACTGGCTGCAGGCCGCGGGCCGCGCCGGCGAGATTCGGAACGGCTACGACCTCGACGTCGGCTGTCACCTGCTCCACGGCGAGCTCGGCTACCTCGCGAGCGTGTTCACGGACTCCTCGCCGCACGTCGAGCGGCCGTCGGTCCCCGGCACCGTCTGGGAGCTCGCCGCTTCGTGCGTCTCCGACCCCCACTTCGACTACTTCGCGGCCGACGACCCCGGGCCGTTCCTCGCCGGCGTGCGCTCCGTGCTCGGCAACTAG
- a CDS encoding NAD-dependent epimerase/dehydratase family protein, with product MTPPRRRQTESPTDAAALAGDTVLVTGGAGFVGSHIADALVDDSDVRVLDNFSSGRHENVPDGATVVEGDVRDADAVDEAMDGVDVVFHEAGLVSVPESVDRPTDSNEANVVATLNVLEAARREDARVVAASSVGIYGDPVDVPVHEGDPKQPTSPYGVDKLALDHYTRLYHDLYGLDTVALRYFNVYGPRQSAGEYSGVISTFLEQAQSGQPLTVDGDGEQTRDFVHVSDVVRANLAAATTDSVGRAYNVGTGDSISIRELADLIRDVTDSSSEVTHAEARPGDIDRSEADVSRARRQLGFEAEVALRDGLRDLVERAVPVR from the coding sequence ATGACGCCACCCCGACGGCGACAGACCGAATCACCGACAGACGCGGCCGCGCTCGCCGGCGACACCGTGCTCGTCACCGGCGGCGCGGGGTTCGTCGGCAGCCACATCGCGGACGCGCTCGTCGACGACAGCGACGTCCGCGTGCTCGACAACTTCTCCTCGGGGCGCCACGAGAACGTCCCGGACGGCGCGACGGTCGTCGAGGGCGACGTGCGCGACGCCGACGCGGTCGACGAGGCGATGGACGGGGTGGACGTGGTGTTCCACGAGGCCGGGCTCGTGAGCGTCCCGGAGTCCGTCGACCGGCCGACCGACAGCAACGAGGCGAACGTCGTCGCGACGCTGAACGTCCTCGAAGCCGCGCGCCGCGAGGACGCCCGCGTGGTCGCCGCGTCCAGCGTCGGCATCTACGGCGACCCCGTCGACGTCCCCGTCCACGAGGGCGACCCGAAGCAGCCCACCTCGCCGTACGGGGTCGACAAGCTCGCGCTCGACCACTACACGCGGCTCTACCACGACCTCTACGGCCTCGACACGGTGGCGCTCCGGTACTTCAACGTCTACGGGCCGCGGCAGTCCGCGGGCGAGTACAGCGGCGTCATCAGCACGTTCCTCGAACAGGCCCAGTCCGGCCAGCCGCTCACCGTCGACGGCGACGGCGAACAGACCCGGGACTTCGTGCACGTCTCGGACGTGGTGCGCGCGAACCTCGCGGCCGCCACCACCGACAGCGTCGGCCGCGCGTACAACGTCGGCACCGGCGACAGCATCTCCATCCGCGAGCTCGCTGACCTCATCCGGGACGTCACCGACTCGTCGTCCGAGGTCACGCACGCGGAGGCCCGCCCCGGCGACATCGACCGCAGCGAGGCCGACGTCTCGCGGGCGCGCCGCCAGCTCGGCTTCGAGGCGGAGGTCGCGCTCCGCGACGGCCTCCGCGACCTCGTCGAGCGCGCCGTCCCGGTTCGGTGA